CCCGGCACCAAATTCGCCATCGGACCGGCCATTGAAAAAGGCTTCTACTATGACCTGGACAGCGACCACGTGTTCACGCCGGAAGATCTGCGGGCCATTGAAAAAGAAATGAACAAGATCATCAAAGCCAACTATCCGCTGGTCCGCAAGGAACTGTCCCGGGCAGAGGCTCTGGCCGAATTCAAAGCTGCTGATCAGCCCTACAAGGTGGAACTGATTGAAGACCTGCCGGAAGATGCTGTGATCAGCACCTACACCCAGGGCGATTTCACCGACCTGTGCGCCGGTCCGCACTGCCCGTCCACCGGCCGTGTGAAAGCCTTCAAACTGATGAGCATTGCCGGTGCCTACTGGCGGGGTGATGAACACAACAAGATGCTGCAGCGGATCTATGGTACGGCTTTCGCCAGCAAAGAAGACCTGGAAGCATACCTGCACATGATGGAAGAAGCTGAAAAACGGGATCACCGGAAACTGGGCAAACAGCTGGGCCTGTTCATGCTCAGCGATTATGGCCCTGGCTTCCCCTTCTTCCTGCCCAACGGCATGATCATCCGGAATACCCTGATCGATTACTGGAGAGAAGTCCATCGCAAATACGGCTACCAGGAAGTCATGACCCCCATGATCATGAACCGGCAGCTGTGGGAAACCTCCGGCCACTGGGATCACTACAAGGAAAACATGTACTTCACCAAAATCGACGGTGAAGATTACGCCATCAAACCCATGAACTGCCCCGGCGGTATGCTGGTTTACGCCAACGAACCTCACTCCTACAAGGAACTGCCTCTGCGGGTGGGCGAACTGGGCCTGGTCCATCGTCATGAACTGTCCGGCGCCCTGCATGGCCTGTTCCGTGTCCGCTGCTTCACCCAGGATGATGCCCACATCTTCATGATGCCCAACCAGATCGAAGATGTGATCCAGGAAACCATCCGTCTGTTCGACGAAGTATACGCCACCTTCGGCCTGACCTACCATGCAGAACTGTCCACCCGTCCGGACAACTCCATGGGCGATGATGCTACGTGGGAAATGACCACCAACGCCCTGCGCAAGGCCATGGACGATTTCGGCCTGAAATACAGCATCAACGAAGGCGACGGCGCCTTCTACGGCCCGAAGATCGACTTCCATCTGAAGGATTCCATCGGCCGGACCTGGCAGTGCGGCACCATCCAGCTGGATATGCTGCTGCCGGAGAAATTCAACCTGACCTACACCGGGGAAGATGGCCAGAAACATCGTCCTGTGATGATCCATCGCGTGGTGTACGGATCCATTGAACGGTTCATCGGGATCTTGATCGAAAACTATGCCGGTGCTTTCCCGGCCTGGCTGGCTCCTGAACAGGTCCGGGTAATGCCCATCACGGACAAGTTCAACGACTACGCCAAGAAGATCGTGGATCAGCTGGAAGCCGTGAAAATCCGTGCTCATCTGGATGACCGGAACGAAAAGATCGGCTACAAGATCCGTGAAGCCCAGGTCAAGAAAGTTCCGTACATGCTGGTTGTGGGCGAAAAAGAAGTGGAAAGCGGTACGGTTTCCGTCCGCAGCCGGGACA
This region of Acidaminococcus timonensis genomic DNA includes:
- the thrS gene encoding threonine--tRNA ligase — protein: MSNIKVSLPDGSVREFEAGISLHDIAKSLNQKLGKQALLAKVDGENKDLVDTLDHDAKVEFITPDSEEGLHAIRHTASHVMAQAIQHLFPGTKFAIGPAIEKGFYYDLDSDHVFTPEDLRAIEKEMNKIIKANYPLVRKELSRAEALAEFKAADQPYKVELIEDLPEDAVISTYTQGDFTDLCAGPHCPSTGRVKAFKLMSIAGAYWRGDEHNKMLQRIYGTAFASKEDLEAYLHMMEEAEKRDHRKLGKQLGLFMLSDYGPGFPFFLPNGMIIRNTLIDYWREVHRKYGYQEVMTPMIMNRQLWETSGHWDHYKENMYFTKIDGEDYAIKPMNCPGGMLVYANEPHSYKELPLRVGELGLVHRHELSGALHGLFRVRCFTQDDAHIFMMPNQIEDVIQETIRLFDEVYATFGLTYHAELSTRPDNSMGDDATWEMTTNALRKAMDDFGLKYSINEGDGAFYGPKIDFHLKDSIGRTWQCGTIQLDMLLPEKFNLTYTGEDGQKHRPVMIHRVVYGSIERFIGILIENYAGAFPAWLAPEQVRVMPITDKFNDYAKKIVDQLEAVKIRAHLDDRNEKIGYKIREAQVKKVPYMLVVGEKEVESGTVSVRSRDNGEQGAMPVADFIAKLQDEIKNRK